A genomic window from Magnetospirillum sp. WYHS-4 includes:
- a CDS encoding glutamine amidotransferase has protein sequence MKTCLAIRHVAFEDLGSFGPALEARGFAIRYAEAGWDDLAVLDGTAPDLLVVLGGPIGAYEDDLYPFLTDELKLIEARLKVGRPILGICLGAQLMARALGASVHPNGAKEIGWSALDLTAEGRTSPLKALEDVPVLHWHGDTFAIPEGAVNLASTPITRHQAFSWGKAALGLQFHVEATARGLERWYIGHAAEIAATPGVAVPDLRTAAARHAGHLEQAGRALLGDWLDEAGA, from the coding sequence ATGAAGACCTGCCTCGCCATCCGCCACGTCGCCTTCGAGGACCTGGGCAGTTTCGGGCCCGCCCTGGAAGCGCGCGGGTTCGCCATCCGCTACGCCGAGGCCGGCTGGGACGACTTGGCGGTCCTGGACGGGACGGCGCCGGACCTGCTGGTCGTCTTGGGCGGGCCCATCGGCGCCTACGAAGACGATCTCTATCCATTTCTCACCGACGAACTGAAGCTGATCGAGGCCCGCCTGAAGGTCGGCCGGCCGATACTTGGCATTTGCCTGGGCGCCCAGTTGATGGCCCGCGCCCTGGGGGCCAGCGTCCATCCCAACGGCGCCAAGGAAATCGGCTGGTCGGCGCTGGACCTGACCGCCGAGGGCCGGACCTCCCCCTTGAAGGCATTGGAAGACGTGCCGGTCCTGCACTGGCACGGCGACACCTTCGCCATCCCCGAGGGGGCCGTCAACTTGGCCTCCACGCCAATCACTCGCCACCAGGCCTTCTCCTGGGGCAAGGCGGCGTTGGGCCTGCAGTTTCACGTCGAGGCCACGGCACGCGGCCTGGAGCGCTGGTACATCGGCCATGCTGCCGAGATCGCCGCCACCCCGGGGGTCGCGGTTCCCGATCTGCGCACCGCCGCCGCCCGTCATGCGGGTCACCTGGAACAGGCCGGCCGGGCCCTGCTCGGGGACTGGCTGGACGAGGCCGGTGCCTGA
- a CDS encoding HAD-IIIA family hydrolase, protein MTGDRLLPAGAHVDHEGVWVQRLREPRWKRPVPALFLDRDGVVVVEVNYLHRIEDARLERGAAEAIGSANRLGVPVVFVTNQAGIGYGYFGWPEFAAVQEKILTDLAAAGAFVDAVLACPHHAKGQPPYDHPDHPARKPNPGMLTRAASLLDLDLARSWMVGDRASDLEAAKRAGLEGAVHVLTGHGSREGEEAKCQAVAGPRFRVRTAPSIAEAIPLLPVLET, encoded by the coding sequence ATGACGGGCGATCGGCTCCTGCCGGCCGGCGCCCATGTCGACCACGAGGGAGTCTGGGTCCAGCGTCTGCGCGAGCCGCGTTGGAAGCGCCCAGTCCCCGCCCTGTTCCTGGACCGCGACGGCGTCGTGGTCGTAGAGGTCAACTACCTGCACCGCATCGAAGATGCCCGCCTGGAGCGGGGTGCCGCCGAGGCCATCGGCAGCGCTAACCGGCTGGGCGTTCCGGTGGTCTTCGTCACCAACCAGGCGGGCATCGGTTACGGCTATTTCGGCTGGCCCGAATTCGCCGCCGTCCAGGAGAAGATTCTCACCGACTTGGCGGCCGCCGGGGCGTTCGTCGACGCGGTCCTGGCCTGTCCCCACCATGCCAAGGGCCAGCCGCCCTACGACCATCCCGACCATCCGGCGCGCAAGCCCAATCCGGGCATGCTGACGCGGGCCGCAAGCCTGCTCGATTTGGACTTGGCCCGCTCCTGGATGGTCGGCGACCGGGCCAGCGACCTGGAAGCCGCCAAGCGGGCCGGCCTGGAAGGGGCCGTGCACGTGCTGACCGGCCACGGCTCGCGGGAAGGCGAGGAAGCCAAATGCCAAGCCGTCGCCGGTCCCCGCTTCCGGGTCCGCACCGCCCCGTCGATCGCCGAAGCGATTCCGCTGCTGCCGGTATTGGAAACCTGA
- the nadB gene encoding L-aspartate oxidase, with product MSVDHSFDVLVIGSGAAGLDLALTLSRSVDSVAVLAKGPLKEGSTYYAQGGIAAVMDNKDSLDSHVEDTLIAGGGLCDPDVVRFVVGNAPTAIARLAEYGAHFDLREEEGHANEYHLTREGGHSHRRVVHAADATGQEVENTLAAQVARRSNIHLLEHCNAVDLIRERIPGGRRGRCVGAYALDTREGHVILLRAKAVVLATGGASKVYLYTSNPDVATGDGIAMAWRAGCRVGNMEFSQFHPTCLYHPQAKSQLITEAVRGEGGLLKLPDGSRFMDRFDSRAELAPRDIVARAIDHEMKRLGIDCVYLDISHRPADFVKGHFPNLYQKCLEFGLDMTRQPIPVVPAAHYTCGGVVTDLRGRTDVENLYAIGEVAYTGLHGANRMASNSLLECLVFAAAAGADIAGRIAAIPESPALPAWDESWVTDSDEEVVVSHNWEELRRFMWDYVGIVRTDKRLARAKRRVDTLLGEIAEYYGNFRVTNDLLELRNLARVADLIIRSAQSRKESRGLHYTLDYPGPDNSGPTQPTILAPERFEGTPWTSR from the coding sequence ATGAGCGTGGATCATTCCTTCGACGTGCTGGTGATCGGCAGCGGCGCGGCGGGTCTGGACTTGGCGCTGACCCTGTCCCGGTCGGTGGACAGCGTCGCCGTGCTGGCCAAGGGGCCCCTCAAGGAAGGAAGCACCTATTACGCCCAGGGTGGCATCGCCGCCGTGATGGACAACAAAGACTCCCTCGATTCCCATGTCGAGGATACCCTGATCGCCGGCGGCGGCCTCTGCGATCCGGACGTGGTGCGCTTCGTGGTCGGGAACGCGCCGACGGCCATCGCCCGGCTGGCCGAATATGGCGCCCATTTCGACCTGCGCGAGGAAGAAGGCCATGCCAACGAATACCACCTGACCCGCGAGGGCGGCCACAGCCACCGCCGGGTCGTCCATGCCGCCGACGCCACCGGCCAGGAGGTGGAGAACACGCTGGCCGCGCAGGTGGCGCGACGGTCCAATATCCACCTGCTGGAACACTGCAACGCCGTCGACCTGATCCGCGAAAGGATTCCGGGTGGGCGGCGCGGCCGCTGCGTCGGAGCCTACGCCTTGGACACCCGCGAGGGTCACGTGATCCTGCTACGCGCCAAGGCGGTGGTTCTGGCGACCGGCGGGGCGAGCAAGGTCTACCTCTACACCAGCAACCCCGACGTGGCGACCGGGGACGGCATCGCCATGGCTTGGCGCGCCGGCTGCCGGGTGGGCAACATGGAATTCTCGCAGTTCCACCCCACCTGCCTCTACCACCCGCAAGCCAAGTCCCAGCTCATCACCGAAGCGGTGCGCGGCGAAGGCGGGCTGCTGAAGCTGCCCGACGGATCGCGCTTCATGGACCGCTTCGACAGCCGTGCCGAATTGGCACCCCGCGACATCGTAGCCCGCGCCATCGACCACGAGATGAAGCGGCTCGGCATCGACTGCGTCTACCTGGACATCAGCCACCGGCCGGCCGACTTCGTGAAGGGGCACTTCCCCAACCTCTACCAGAAGTGCCTGGAATTCGGCCTCGACATGACCCGCCAGCCGATCCCGGTGGTCCCCGCCGCCCATTATACCTGCGGCGGCGTGGTCACCGACCTGCGTGGCCGTACCGACGTGGAGAACCTCTACGCCATCGGCGAGGTCGCCTACACCGGCCTGCACGGCGCCAACCGCATGGCCAGCAACTCGTTGCTGGAATGCCTGGTCTTCGCCGCCGCCGCCGGGGCGGACATCGCGGGACGCATCGCCGCCATCCCCGAGTCTCCCGCCCTGCCCGCCTGGGACGAAAGCTGGGTCACCGATTCCGACGAGGAGGTGGTGGTCTCCCACAACTGGGAGGAACTGCGACGTTTCATGTGGGACTACGTGGGCATCGTGCGCACCGACAAGCGCTTGGCCCGCGCCAAGCGGCGGGTCGACACCCTACTGGGCGAGATCGCCGAGTATTACGGCAACTTCCGGGTCACCAACGATCTGTTGGAACTGCGCAACCTGGCGCGGGTCGCCGACCTAATCATCCGCTCCGCCCAGTCGCGTAAGGAAAGCCGCGGCCTGCACTACACCCTGGACTATCCGGGCCCCGACAACAGTGGCCCAACACAGCCCACCATCCTGGCGCCCGAACGTTTCGAGGGAACCCCGTGGACCTCGCGCTAA
- a CDS encoding NUDIX hydrolase yields the protein MIGVGAVVWRDGRVLLVKRAKPPCQGQWSLPGGLQEVGETVGEAVRRELAEEAALTIEILGIVDVLDYIERDDEGRVHYHYTLIDMLALAPEGEAVAGGDAAETAWFRPEDLATLALPPGTERVVRKAGEMLRQERPDASQGPGCSARQDSCSSAEVPGR from the coding sequence ATGATAGGAGTGGGCGCCGTGGTCTGGCGGGACGGCAGGGTCCTGCTGGTCAAGCGGGCCAAACCGCCATGCCAGGGGCAATGGAGCCTGCCCGGAGGCCTGCAGGAAGTCGGCGAGACCGTCGGCGAGGCCGTCCGCCGGGAATTGGCCGAGGAAGCAGCCCTGACCATCGAGATTCTTGGGATTGTCGACGTCCTCGACTACATCGAGCGGGACGACGAGGGCCGTGTCCATTACCACTACACCCTGATCGACATGCTGGCGCTGGCGCCCGAAGGCGAGGCGGTGGCCGGCGGCGACGCGGCGGAGACCGCTTGGTTCCGTCCCGAGGATCTGGCCACCCTCGCCCTGCCTCCCGGCACCGAACGGGTGGTACGGAAGGCCGGGGAGATGCTGCGTCAAGAACGCCCCGACGCTTCCCAGGGCCCCGGCTGTTCTGCTAGACAGGACTCCTGTTCTTCGGCGGAGGTACCCGGGCGATGA
- a CDS encoding cyclic nucleotide-binding domain-containing protein: MAHEVVLNRKTYGEGASVFREGDQGDVAYVVQTGRIEIFKIVDGVEKVLGDVGPGGIFGEMALIDDKPRMASARVVDPSTVIVVSRQMLEDKLKKSDPFVRGLLHILASTIRRMSQQK; this comes from the coding sequence ATGGCGCACGAAGTTGTTCTGAACCGAAAGACCTATGGCGAGGGCGCATCGGTTTTCCGCGAAGGGGACCAGGGCGACGTGGCCTATGTGGTTCAAACCGGGCGGATCGAGATCTTCAAGATCGTCGATGGCGTGGAAAAGGTCTTGGGCGACGTGGGGCCGGGTGGCATCTTCGGCGAGATGGCCCTGATCGACGACAAGCCGCGCATGGCTTCCGCCCGGGTGGTGGATCCGTCCACCGTCATCGTGGTCAGCCGCCAGATGCTCGAGGACAAGTTGAAGAAGAGCGATCCCTTCGTGCGGGGGCTGCTGCACATCCTGGCAAGCACCATCCGGCGCATGAGCCAACAGAAATAG
- a CDS encoding DUF502 domain-containing protein, protein MTHQGQQAPNGEHRVPRLGLGVRLRNYFITGILVTAPISLTFWLVWQFVRFVDGKVTPLIPHQYLPENYLPFGIPGFGVVIAVATLTLIGFATAGFLGRLLVRFYEGLLSRMPIVRSVYNALKQIIETVLAQKSRAVGKPVLVQYPRSGAWTIAFMMGESEGEICRSIGGNCVTVYVPTTPNPTSGFLLYLPRDEVMPLSMTSEEAWKMVISLGIVVPADRGALPPA, encoded by the coding sequence ATGACCCATCAGGGCCAGCAAGCGCCGAACGGCGAACACCGAGTCCCCCGTTTGGGGCTGGGGGTACGCCTGCGCAACTACTTCATCACCGGCATTCTAGTCACGGCGCCCATCTCGCTGACCTTTTGGCTGGTCTGGCAGTTCGTCCGCTTCGTCGACGGCAAGGTGACGCCGCTCATTCCCCATCAATACCTGCCCGAAAACTATCTGCCTTTCGGCATCCCCGGATTCGGGGTGGTGATCGCGGTCGCCACCCTCACGCTGATCGGCTTCGCGACGGCGGGATTCCTCGGGCGTCTGCTGGTACGCTTCTACGAAGGGCTGTTGAGCCGCATGCCCATCGTGCGCAGCGTCTACAACGCGCTGAAACAGATCATCGAGACCGTGCTGGCCCAGAAGAGCCGGGCGGTCGGCAAGCCGGTTCTGGTCCAGTATCCCCGTTCCGGGGCCTGGACCATCGCCTTCATGATGGGCGAGTCGGAAGGGGAGATTTGCCGGAGTATCGGTGGAAACTGTGTCACCGTCTATGTGCCGACGACGCCCAACCCCACCTCGGGGTTCCTCCTGTATCTGCCGCGTGACGAGGTGATGCCGCTGTCCATGACCTCGGAGGAGGCCTGGAAGATGGTGATATCTTTGGGAATCGTGGTGCCGGCCGATCGTGGGGCCTTGCCGCCCGCCTGA
- a CDS encoding class I SAM-dependent methyltransferase yields MTEDWLDYWNRDNSVYASFRHLEAHYDRLFADISRLMPAPPFKLLDYGCGDALMAPRLASLGADVFLFDGAAAVRDRLRARYADSQGIRLLDDLAPDVGPFDAILLVSVVQYLDRKATPTLFRNLRQAVAPDGFLLVADIVPPGTAVFRDAWSLLRFGLANGFLADAAIGLMRTLFSPYRRLRGQLGLTTYRIEEMTALLAESGWRAEPLARNIGPSAHRRSLLAKPA; encoded by the coding sequence ATGACTGAGGATTGGCTGGATTACTGGAATCGCGACAACAGCGTCTATGCGAGCTTCCGCCACTTGGAAGCGCACTATGATCGCCTGTTCGCCGACATCTCGCGCCTGATGCCCGCCCCTCCCTTCAAGCTGCTGGATTACGGGTGCGGCGATGCGCTGATGGCGCCCCGCCTCGCCTCCCTTGGCGCCGATGTCTTCCTGTTCGACGGTGCCGCGGCGGTCCGTGACCGCTTGCGCGCCCGCTATGCGGATTCCCAGGGAATACGCCTTCTCGACGACCTCGCCCCGGATGTCGGTCCCTTCGACGCCATCCTGCTGGTCTCGGTCGTTCAATATCTGGACCGGAAGGCAACCCCGACACTCTTCCGCAACCTTCGCCAAGCAGTCGCGCCGGATGGCTTCCTGCTGGTCGCCGATATCGTTCCTCCCGGTACGGCGGTATTCCGGGATGCTTGGTCGCTCCTCCGTTTCGGCCTCGCCAACGGCTTTCTCGCCGACGCGGCGATCGGCCTGATGCGAACCCTGTTTTCTCCCTATCGCCGCTTGCGCGGCCAATTGGGCCTGACGACCTATCGGATCGAGGAGATGACGGCCCTTCTGGCCGAATCCGGTTGGCGAGCGGAACCGCTGGCGCGGAACATCGGCCCCTCGGCACACCGCCGCTCCCTGCTTGCCAAGCCGGCTTGA
- a CDS encoding ATP-binding protein gives MIDSALLFATLLVLRRAPGAMAGLGWWAAAFGLHTLRYALLFAEPTAGIAFVTFASESLQAGSAAMMLGGTLLHLEKPMRPWMIVAGCVVPVAWVAATVFGGAGWLATTLPVYFFGGGVMIFSGWVLIRNHPQGWRSGRSFTGLMLILWGLHRLDYPFLRPIPEIAVWGFLLAHVFEVLLALGLILMSQRHLILHVAAETEMRLEAETYARQSSTALAESVDQLTHSSTELGRLVRTLNHDLQEPLRNIITYSQMLSRRLGPAADPELREEADFITGAAMRLRLVIGGLTAYSRVSAETRPFRPFKAEIAVQAAMGDLEQELLGRQAVVTFSPLPSVFGDPGQISLLFRHLIENAVRFSAPETVPAIHIAAVQEEDSWTFSIRDNAMGIERRYWDRIFEPGWKGQNQPSSGGTGLGLAICRRIVAQHGGRIWVEESDVGKGTEVHFTLSSEAKKSPEGPGVR, from the coding sequence ATGATCGATTCCGCCCTGTTGTTCGCCACCTTGCTCGTCTTGCGCAGGGCGCCCGGTGCCATGGCCGGTCTGGGCTGGTGGGCCGCGGCTTTCGGTCTGCATACACTGCGCTATGCCCTGTTGTTCGCCGAGCCCACGGCGGGGATTGCCTTCGTTACTTTTGCGTCCGAAAGCCTGCAGGCCGGTTCGGCGGCCATGATGTTGGGCGGCACGCTGCTTCATCTGGAAAAGCCCATGCGACCTTGGATGATCGTGGCCGGTTGCGTCGTTCCCGTTGCCTGGGTGGCGGCAACCGTGTTCGGTGGGGCCGGGTGGCTCGCCACGACCTTGCCCGTTTACTTCTTCGGGGGCGGGGTGATGATCTTTTCCGGCTGGGTCCTGATCCGCAATCACCCCCAGGGGTGGCGTAGCGGCCGGTCCTTCACCGGACTGATGTTGATTCTATGGGGCCTTCACCGGCTCGATTATCCTTTCCTGCGGCCCATTCCCGAGATAGCCGTCTGGGGGTTCTTGCTGGCGCATGTCTTCGAGGTCCTGCTTGCCCTGGGCCTGATTTTGATGTCGCAGCGCCACCTGATCCTCCACGTCGCGGCGGAGACCGAGATGCGCCTGGAGGCCGAGACCTATGCCCGACAGAGCAGCACCGCTCTGGCCGAAAGCGTCGATCAACTCACCCATTCCAGCACCGAACTGGGACGGCTGGTGCGCACCCTGAACCACGACCTGCAGGAACCGCTGCGCAACATCATCACCTACTCGCAGATGTTGAGCCGCCGGTTGGGGCCGGCGGCCGATCCGGAACTGCGCGAGGAGGCCGACTTCATCACTGGCGCCGCCATGCGGCTTCGCCTGGTCATCGGCGGGTTGACCGCCTATTCTCGCGTTTCGGCGGAAACACGTCCCTTCCGCCCCTTCAAGGCGGAAATCGCCGTGCAAGCGGCGATGGGCGATCTGGAACAGGAACTCCTTGGGCGCCAGGCTGTGGTCACTTTCTCGCCCTTGCCGTCGGTGTTTGGGGATCCCGGCCAGATCAGCCTGCTGTTTCGCCACCTCATCGAAAACGCCGTGCGTTTTTCCGCGCCCGAGACGGTTCCCGCCATTCACATCGCGGCCGTTCAGGAGGAGGATAGCTGGACCTTCTCGATTCGAGATAACGCCATGGGCATCGAGCGCCGGTATTGGGACCGCATCTTCGAACCCGGTTGGAAGGGCCAGAACCAGCCGAGCAGCGGTGGAACCGGCCTGGGGCTCGCCATTTGCCGGCGTATCGTCGCGCAACACGGGGGCCGCATCTGGGTGGAAGAATCTGACGTCGGCAAGGGGACCGAGGTCCACTTCACCCTTTCTTCCGAAGCAAAAAAATCGCCAGAGGGCCCAGGAGTCCGATGA
- a CDS encoding MFS transporter, translating to MTPGRLTVTMCGAEVLTMAGAFAFPALLPGFFDGWGLTPTEAGWISGIYFAAYAVAAPVLLSLTDHLDARQVWLAGAAATALSCAGFALLADGFWSALALRTLAGAGLAATYMPGLQVLVDRYRGAQEARAIAFYTASFSLGVALSFLMAGEVGEAIGWRWAFAVAALAGLVAVVWVGMSVGPVTPHPAGGKTHLLDFRPVLRNREAMGYILGYGIHTGELFAVRSWQVALLAFALADGGLPAGWPQPTTVAMLGSLVAMAASIGVNEVAGRFGRRPTIAAAMIGATLCAAAMAMLAQDGYAMVAGLLLLYSFFIQADSAVLTAGVVGVAEAGRRGITLALHAFVGFGCGFLAPLGLGIILDVAGGVGEGTAWRMAFLAVTVIGLLGPLAIFLLRKKG from the coding sequence ATGACACCCGGCCGCCTGACCGTCACGATGTGCGGTGCCGAGGTGTTGACCATGGCAGGTGCCTTCGCCTTCCCGGCGTTGCTCCCCGGATTCTTCGACGGCTGGGGCCTGACGCCCACCGAGGCGGGCTGGATCTCCGGCATCTACTTCGCTGCCTACGCGGTGGCGGCGCCGGTACTGCTCAGCCTCACCGACCACCTGGACGCCCGGCAGGTCTGGCTGGCGGGTGCCGCCGCGACGGCCCTGTCCTGCGCCGGATTTGCCCTGTTGGCCGATGGATTCTGGTCGGCGCTCGCCCTCCGGACCCTGGCCGGCGCCGGCTTGGCGGCCACCTACATGCCTGGCCTGCAAGTTCTGGTCGACCGCTACCGGGGCGCCCAGGAGGCCAGAGCCATCGCCTTCTATACCGCTTCCTTCAGCCTGGGCGTGGCCCTGTCCTTTCTGATGGCGGGAGAGGTGGGGGAAGCCATCGGCTGGCGCTGGGCCTTCGCGGTTGCCGCCCTGGCAGGCTTGGTGGCCGTGGTCTGGGTGGGAATGTCCGTCGGCCCGGTGACTCCCCACCCCGCGGGCGGAAAAACCCATTTGCTCGATTTCCGCCCGGTCCTGCGCAACCGCGAGGCGATGGGCTACATCCTCGGCTACGGTATCCATACCGGAGAACTCTTCGCCGTCCGATCATGGCAGGTGGCCCTGCTGGCCTTCGCCCTGGCCGATGGCGGCCTCCCGGCCGGCTGGCCGCAGCCGACCACGGTGGCCATGCTGGGCAGCCTGGTGGCCATGGCGGCCAGCATCGGCGTCAACGAAGTGGCCGGACGTTTTGGCCGCCGCCCCACCATCGCGGCGGCCATGATCGGCGCCACCCTCTGTGCTGCGGCGATGGCGATGCTGGCACAGGACGGCTATGCCATGGTCGCCGGCCTTCTGTTGCTCTACAGCTTCTTCATCCAGGCGGATTCGGCAGTCCTGACGGCCGGCGTGGTCGGGGTCGCGGAGGCGGGTCGGCGCGGCATCACCCTGGCGCTGCATGCCTTCGTGGGGTTCGGCTGCGGCTTCCTGGCCCCGCTTGGACTGGGCATCATCCTGGACGTGGCGGGCGGCGTCGGCGAGGGCACGGCCTGGCGGATGGCCTTCCTTGCCGTGACCGTCATCGGACTCCTGGGCCCTCTGGCGATTTTTTTGCTTCGGAAGAAAGGGTGA
- a CDS encoding mitochondrial fission ELM1 family protein, with amino-acid sequence MIPPLVWLLIDDRAGNRSQVMGVAQVLGLPYIKQELEYTAAGALPNMVLGASFHGLTKNSRINLAPPWPDLAIAAGRRTAPVARYIKEKSGGKTFLCQIMYPGETGIDDFDLVAVPHHDRVPPLPNFLPITGAPHPVTPQRLAESRQDWEDRLEPLPRPRIALIVGGSTKRREFTAPLARELGEKVAAMARKTGGSLLVTTSRRTGEGARQALLEAIAGIPAHVFTWGDGGDNPYFGYLALADAIVVTGDSVSMCSEACATAAPVYIFAPKALTVHKHGVLHQELYAKGYARPLEEKLDAWSHEPLNAATPIAAEIRRRLGLV; translated from the coding sequence ATGATCCCGCCCCTCGTCTGGCTCCTGATCGACGACCGCGCCGGCAACCGCAGCCAGGTGATGGGCGTCGCCCAGGTCCTGGGACTTCCCTACATCAAGCAGGAATTGGAATACACGGCGGCCGGCGCCCTGCCCAACATGGTGCTCGGCGCCTCCTTCCACGGTCTGACCAAGAACAGCCGCATCAACCTGGCGCCGCCCTGGCCCGACTTGGCGATCGCGGCGGGGCGGCGCACCGCGCCGGTCGCCCGCTACATCAAGGAAAAGAGCGGCGGCAAGACCTTCCTGTGCCAGATCATGTATCCGGGCGAGACCGGCATCGACGACTTCGATCTGGTAGCGGTACCGCACCATGACCGGGTACCGCCGCTGCCCAACTTCCTGCCCATCACCGGCGCGCCCCACCCCGTGACTCCCCAACGTTTGGCCGAATCCCGCCAGGATTGGGAGGATCGCCTGGAGCCCCTGCCTCGCCCCCGCATCGCCCTGATCGTCGGCGGCAGCACCAAGCGCCGCGAATTCACCGCGCCGCTGGCCCGCGAACTGGGGGAAAAGGTGGCGGCGATGGCCCGCAAGACCGGGGGCTCGCTGCTGGTCACCACCAGCCGGCGCACCGGCGAAGGGGCACGGCAGGCCTTGCTGGAAGCCATAGCCGGTATTCCCGCCCACGTCTTCACGTGGGGTGACGGGGGCGACAATCCCTATTTCGGCTATCTCGCCCTGGCCGACGCCATCGTGGTGACCGGGGATTCGGTATCCATGTGCTCGGAGGCCTGCGCCACGGCGGCTCCGGTCTATATCTTCGCTCCCAAGGCGCTGACCGTGCACAAACACGGGGTGCTGCACCAGGAACTCTATGCGAAGGGCTACGCCCGCCCCCTGGAAGAAAAACTGGATGCCTGGAGCCACGAACCGCTCAACGCCGCCACCCCCATAGCCGCCGAAATCCGTCGACGCCTAGGCCTCGTATGA
- a CDS encoding carboxymuconolactone decarboxylase family protein: protein MHIEAKRLSDYPWFVRLFFWKQKHTYGAVLDPALLWGRSPLVFAGVALLYGAVNRKRSPISPELRSLLTVRVSQINHCPFCIDINSATLLKRGASPEKVNALDHWRDSALFDDRERAALDYAEAVTVTDREVTGEMMGRLKVHFDQDAIVDLTGLIAFQNLSSKFNAALNVPAQGFCKLPPR from the coding sequence ATGCATATCGAAGCCAAGCGCCTATCCGACTATCCCTGGTTCGTTCGCCTGTTCTTCTGGAAGCAGAAGCATACCTATGGCGCCGTTCTCGATCCCGCCTTGTTGTGGGGACGTTCGCCGCTGGTCTTCGCCGGGGTGGCGCTGCTTTACGGGGCCGTGAACCGCAAGCGTTCGCCGATCTCGCCGGAGCTGCGCTCGCTGCTGACGGTGCGGGTATCGCAGATCAACCACTGTCCCTTCTGCATCGACATCAACTCGGCAACCCTGCTCAAGAGGGGCGCCAGCCCCGAGAAGGTGAACGCCCTCGACCACTGGCGCGACAGCGCGTTGTTCGACGACCGGGAGCGGGCGGCGCTGGACTATGCGGAGGCCGTGACCGTCACCGACCGCGAAGTGACCGGCGAGATGATGGGGCGTCTGAAGGTTCATTTCGACCAGGACGCCATCGTCGACCTGACCGGCCTGATCGCCTTCCAGAACCTGTCCAGCAAGTTCAATGCCGCCCTGAATGTCCCCGCCCAGGGATTCTGCAAGCTGCCGCCACGCTGA
- a CDS encoding HAD family hydrolase, whose amino-acid sequence MKPAVFLDRDGVLVRPVVRDGKPYAPLAADDMELLPGAAAAVARLKKAGFFLVVVTNQPDVARGDLDRAVVETMHARLLDWLPLDAVRTCWHDDRDGCSCRKPKPGLLLDAAADFAIDLAASYMVGDRWRDVEAGLAAGVRTVFIDYGWSEKRPPAPDFVVGSVAEAAAIVLGS is encoded by the coding sequence ATGAAACCCGCCGTCTTCCTGGATCGCGACGGGGTTCTGGTCCGGCCCGTGGTGCGGGACGGCAAGCCCTATGCGCCGCTGGCCGCCGACGACATGGAACTGCTGCCCGGCGCGGCGGCGGCGGTGGCACGGCTCAAGAAGGCCGGTTTCTTCCTGGTTGTGGTCACCAACCAACCCGACGTGGCCCGAGGGGACCTGGACCGCGCCGTGGTCGAGACCATGCACGCGCGATTGCTGGACTGGCTGCCCCTGGACGCCGTCCGCACCTGCTGGCACGACGACCGGGACGGGTGTTCCTGCCGCAAACCAAAGCCCGGTCTGCTGCTGGACGCCGCCGCCGACTTCGCCATCGATCTGGCCGCCAGCTACATGGTGGGCGATCGCTGGCGCGACGTGGAAGCCGGCTTGGCCGCGGGCGTCCGCACGGTCTTCATCGACTACGGCTGGTCCGAGAAGCGCCCGCCGGCGCCGGACTTCGTCGTAGGATCGGTGGCGGAAGCGGCAGCAATCGTTCTCGGTTCCTGA
- a CDS encoding SIS domain-containing protein: MGYAATFMLQAAEIAGRIDTALIEEMVVILKELRAADGRLFLVGVGGSAANCSHAVNDFRKLCDIEAYTPVDNVSELTARTNDDGWESVFANWLKGSRAKAKDALMVFSVGGGNLERNVSPNIVRAIQEAKARGMKVLGVVGRDGGYTKQAGDAVVVVPTVDAATVTPQSEAFQAVVWHCLVSHPDLAVQKAHWESLEKK; the protein is encoded by the coding sequence ATGGGATATGCAGCTACCTTCATGCTCCAAGCGGCGGAAATCGCCGGCCGGATCGACACCGCTCTCATCGAGGAGATGGTCGTCATCCTGAAAGAACTGCGCGCCGCCGACGGCCGGCTGTTCCTGGTCGGCGTGGGCGGCAGCGCCGCCAACTGCAGCCATGCGGTCAACGACTTCCGCAAGCTCTGCGACATCGAGGCCTATACCCCGGTGGACAACGTCTCGGAACTGACGGCGCGGACCAACGACGATGGGTGGGAATCGGTCTTCGCCAACTGGCTGAAGGGCAGCCGCGCCAAGGCCAAGGATGCCCTGATGGTATTTTCCGTTGGCGGCGGCAATCTGGAAAGGAACGTCAGCCCCAACATCGTGCGCGCCATCCAGGAAGCCAAGGCGCGCGGCATGAAGGTGCTGGGCGTGGTCGGACGCGACGGCGGCTACACCAAGCAGGCCGGCGATGCGGTGGTGGTCGTTCCCACCGTCGACGCCGCCACCGTCACCCCCCAGTCCGAGGCCTTCCAGGCCGTGGTCTGGCATTGCCTGGTCTCCCACCCAGACCTGGCCGTCCAGAAGGCCCATTGGGAAAGCCTGGAGAAGAAATGA